The Kitasatospora sp. NBC_00374 genome has a segment encoding these proteins:
- a CDS encoding transposase family protein, with translation MKKNNGLVEGPDGLVYTARLPLSSATLNWLADLIRGHCKKIGSRWRALSAGRIAGIVLAVLRCDQRPGDMAGGNGVHRTTVTRWVREVVGLLAARAPRLDRALKKIARSGGGVVLLDGSLIRTRRRTGTENRKNYSGKHKCHGLLVIALTDDKGRLVWVSAVRPGRTSEITACRHDKLTAHLRAAGLGAIADLGFLGLDDSGPDADPAVITGYKAARNRPLTRGQKLSNKALAAVRAPVEHGFAHLKNWRVLGKVRTDPKWATALVRALLVLTNREVAR, from the coding sequence GTGAAGAAAAACAACGGTCTCGTCGAGGGCCCCGACGGTCTTGTCTACACCGCCCGCCTGCCGCTGTCGAGTGCCACCTTGAACTGGCTCGCCGACCTGATACGCGGCCACTGCAAGAAGATCGGATCGCGGTGGCGGGCCCTGTCGGCAGGGAGGATCGCCGGCATCGTGCTGGCGGTGCTGCGCTGTGACCAGCGGCCCGGCGACATGGCCGGCGGGAACGGGGTGCACCGCACCACCGTGACCCGGTGGGTGCGCGAGGTCGTCGGCCTGCTGGCCGCCCGCGCCCCGCGCCTGGACCGCGCGCTCAAGAAGATCGCCCGATCGGGTGGCGGGGTGGTCCTGCTGGACGGTTCTCTGATACGCACCCGCCGCCGCACCGGGACCGAGAACCGGAAGAACTACTCCGGCAAGCACAAATGCCACGGCCTGCTCGTGATCGCGCTCACCGATGACAAGGGCCGCCTGGTCTGGGTGAGCGCGGTCCGCCCCGGACGCACCTCGGAGATCACCGCGTGCCGCCACGACAAACTGACCGCCCATCTGCGCGCGGCCGGCCTCGGCGCGATCGCCGACCTGGGCTTCCTCGGCCTCGACGACAGCGGCCCGGACGCCGACCCGGCGGTGATCACCGGCTACAAGGCGGCCCGCAACCGGCCTCTTACCCGGGGGCAGAAGCTGTCCAACAAGGCGCTGGCCGCGGTCCGGGCCCCGGTCGAGCACGGCTTCGCGCACCTGAAGAACTGGCGCGTGCTCGGCAAGGTCCGCACCGACCCGAAGTGGGCGACCGCGCTGGTGCGGGCCCTGCTGGTCCTGACGAACCGGGAAGTCGCCCGCTGA
- a CDS encoding potassium channel family protein has product MLLTAYYLLPLDSAFTIGTVLALVGGLVAVALLLYWQVRVITKSLQPQLRAVEAVATALPLFLLLFAAVYYLLERSTPESFSEPLTRSDALYFTMTVFSTVGFGDISPRSEPARLLATGQMTLDLVLIGVAARLLVGAVQESLRLRGAASADGGNGGSSAAK; this is encoded by the coding sequence GTGCTCCTCACGGCCTACTACCTGTTGCCCCTGGACTCGGCCTTCACGATCGGCACGGTGCTCGCCCTGGTCGGTGGACTCGTCGCGGTGGCCCTGCTCCTGTACTGGCAGGTCCGGGTGATCACGAAATCCCTGCAGCCGCAGCTACGGGCCGTCGAGGCGGTGGCGACGGCTCTCCCCCTCTTCCTGCTGCTGTTCGCCGCGGTGTACTACCTGCTGGAGCGCAGCACGCCGGAGAGCTTCAGCGAGCCGCTGACCCGGAGCGACGCGCTGTACTTCACGATGACCGTGTTCAGCACGGTCGGCTTCGGGGACATCAGCCCGCGCAGCGAACCTGCCCGGCTGCTGGCCACCGGGCAGATGACGCTCGACCTGGTGCTGATCGGCGTCGCGGCCCGGCTGCTGGTCGGCGCGGTCCAGGAGAGCCTCCGGCTGCGGGGTGCGGCTTCGGCCGACGGCGGGAACGGCGGCTCGTCCGCCGCGAAGTGA
- a CDS encoding DUF1269 domain-containing protein: MAKPDSVFVFIGTYPSEAAARADYDIVKELHSAGAVGSFDASVVTKDDAGKVHVNKDETATRHGAWGGAAAGAVVGLLFPPAIIGTAAVGAAVGGVGGHLWRGMSRADVKEFGEIIDEGQAALVIVGANTLSQALDKAELKAEKQIAKELDVSTDDIDKAVRQAATEVA, encoded by the coding sequence ATGGCCAAGCCCGACTCGGTCTTCGTCTTCATCGGCACCTACCCGAGCGAGGCCGCGGCGCGAGCCGACTACGACATCGTCAAGGAGCTGCACTCGGCCGGTGCCGTGGGCAGCTTCGACGCGTCCGTGGTCACCAAGGACGACGCCGGCAAGGTCCACGTCAACAAGGACGAGACGGCCACCCGGCACGGGGCGTGGGGCGGAGCCGCCGCGGGTGCGGTCGTCGGCCTGCTGTTCCCGCCGGCGATCATCGGCACCGCCGCCGTCGGGGCCGCCGTCGGCGGGGTGGGCGGCCACCTGTGGCGCGGCATGTCCCGGGCGGACGTGAAGGAGTTCGGCGAGATCATCGACGAAGGGCAGGCCGCCCTCGTCATCGTCGGCGCGAACACGCTCTCGCAGGCCCTCGACAAGGCCGAACTCAAGGCCGAGAAGCAGATCGCCAAGGAGCTCGACGTGAGCACGGACGACATCGACAAGGCCGTCCGGCAGGCCGCCACCGAGGTCGCGTGA
- a CDS encoding SHOCT domain-containing protein, which translates to MTAAVNLAADYPLLNIFWTIFWIFVWILWLVLLFKVIGDLFRDDSLSGWAKAGWAVFVVLVPYLGVFVYLIARGKGMGERELARAQQSEEQFRSYVRETAATADPAEQLAKLTDLRNRGQITDEEFAQAKAKILT; encoded by the coding sequence ATGACTGCTGCGGTGAATCTCGCTGCGGACTATCCGCTGCTGAACATCTTCTGGACCATCTTCTGGATCTTCGTCTGGATCCTCTGGCTCGTCCTGCTGTTCAAGGTCATCGGCGATCTGTTCCGCGACGACTCGCTGAGCGGCTGGGCCAAGGCCGGCTGGGCCGTGTTCGTGGTCCTGGTGCCCTACCTCGGCGTCTTCGTCTACCTGATCGCCCGCGGCAAGGGTATGGGCGAACGCGAGCTGGCCCGGGCGCAGCAGAGCGAGGAGCAGTTCCGCTCCTACGTGCGCGAGACGGCCGCGACCGCCGACCCGGCCGAGCAACTCGCCAAGCTCACCGACCTGAGGAACCGCGGCCAGATCACGGACGAGGAGTTCGCACAGGCCAAGGCCAAGATCCTGACCTGA
- a CDS encoding DUF1254 domain-containing protein, with protein sequence MGDFAKAPLSVTTPDAVETRIGALRFTDGIPDAGTCEKVFDQLDLTQGVNAFLAGLPGVSVRAIRQGFLDAGVADNQVLLFSGLMDSASLFLTGNADTVYFLSFLDLTDGPVALRVPPGCLGTIDDMWFRWVTDFGLPGPDRGQGGTYVLLPPGYDGPVPEGGPFVYRCPTWQAIVLGRAFLEGGDPAPTVARIKETLRIHPYPPGSYGSSIGAFLQGRAPLAPLTTADPPVFVEGTGLAMNTLPPNDFSFYELLDTLVQEQPAESGDPEAGGAFRAIGIAKGGAFKPDRRMRALLEDAVAIGNAAARAVGLRAREQEGFAYYDGSAWYNPLFVGGYDWTVPPPETGPEGGLRPYPPTSGRALNSRTAFFYIATGDSPAMCMRLTGVGSQYLMVAADSAGEPFDGARPYRLTLPAGIPAARFWSVTLYDNQTRSMLQTSQRYPWAGSQSYPGPAATANPDGTTTLHLAPERPVDAADGTWIRTVPGKGWFAILRLYSPEQPFFDKTWRPGEVEPAN encoded by the coding sequence ATGGGTGATTTCGCGAAGGCTCCCTTGTCGGTGACGACGCCCGACGCGGTGGAGACCCGGATCGGTGCGCTGCGGTTCACCGACGGGATCCCGGACGCCGGCACGTGCGAGAAGGTCTTCGACCAGCTCGATCTGACGCAGGGTGTGAACGCCTTTCTGGCGGGTCTGCCCGGGGTGTCGGTGCGGGCGATCCGGCAGGGCTTCCTGGACGCGGGGGTGGCGGACAACCAGGTTCTGCTGTTCTCCGGGCTGATGGACAGCGCGTCGCTGTTCCTGACCGGCAACGCAGACACCGTGTACTTCCTGAGCTTCCTCGACCTCACCGACGGGCCGGTCGCCCTGCGGGTCCCGCCGGGGTGCCTGGGCACGATCGACGACATGTGGTTCCGCTGGGTGACCGACTTCGGGCTGCCCGGCCCGGACCGCGGTCAGGGCGGCACGTACGTCCTGCTGCCGCCCGGCTACGACGGTCCGGTGCCTGAGGGCGGGCCGTTCGTCTACCGCTGCCCGACGTGGCAGGCAATCGTGCTGGGCCGGGCGTTCCTGGAGGGCGGCGACCCCGCGCCGACGGTCGCGCGGATCAAGGAAACCCTGCGGATCCACCCCTACCCGCCCGGCAGCTACGGCAGCAGCATCGGCGCGTTCCTTCAGGGCAGGGCGCCGCTCGCGCCGCTCACCACCGCCGATCCGCCCGTGTTCGTCGAAGGCACCGGCCTGGCGATGAACACCCTGCCCCCGAACGACTTCTCCTTCTACGAGCTGCTCGACACCCTCGTCCAGGAGCAGCCCGCCGAGTCGGGCGACCCGGAGGCCGGCGGGGCGTTCCGCGCGATCGGCATCGCCAAGGGGGGCGCCTTCAAGCCCGACCGGCGGATGCGTGCTCTGCTGGAGGACGCCGTCGCGATCGGCAATGCCGCCGCCCGCGCGGTCGGACTGCGCGCCCGCGAGCAGGAGGGCTTCGCGTACTACGACGGCTCGGCCTGGTACAACCCGCTGTTCGTCGGTGGCTACGACTGGACGGTCCCGCCGCCCGAGACCGGCCCGGAGGGCGGCCTCAGGCCCTACCCGCCGACTTCCGGACGGGCCCTGAACTCCCGCACCGCGTTCTTCTACATCGCCACCGGCGACAGCCCCGCGATGTGCATGCGCCTGACCGGCGTCGGCTCCCAGTACCTGATGGTCGCCGCCGACTCCGCCGGTGAGCCCTTCGACGGTGCGCGCCCCTACCGGCTGACGCTGCCCGCAGGCATCCCCGCCGCCCGCTTCTGGTCCGTCACGCTGTACGACAACCAGACCCGCTCCATGCTGCAGACCTCGCAGCGCTACCCCTGGGCGGGCAGCCAGAGCTATCCCGGTCCCGCCGCCACCGCGAACCCGGACGGTACGACGACCCTTCACCTCGCGCCCGAACGTCCCGTGGACGCGGCCGACGGCACCTGGATCCGGACCGTGCCCGGCAAGGGATGGTTCGCCATCCTGCGTCTCTACAGCCCCGAGCAGCCGTTCTTCGACAAGACCTGGCGCCCGGGCGAAGTCGAACCCGCCAACTGA
- a CDS encoding serine hydrolase, translating to MAPRRPRPPGRRPAARRPRRRARPCLPVVGCASAAPSAPSSTTGCCDRHGRTGLLTRDDTGRRRPDGTRPDLHDLHRWAKMVATGTLLSPATQAERERFITVPGYDGAGYGLGLFRTHGWIGHNGSLPGYESVTMYLPEQDATMVLLLNTAILHDGFEPSTLFARAITSVITPDHVYELPAEGSDRNP from the coding sequence GTGGCGCCGCGGCGGCCCAGACCGCCAGGGCGGCGACCAGCAGCCCGTAGACCACGACGGCGCGCCCGCCCCTGCCTACCCGTCGTCGGTTGCGCATCGGCTGCGCCCTCCGCTCCCTCGTCCACCACCGGCTGTTGTGATCGCCACGGCCGGACCGGGCTTCTCACCAGGGACGATACGGGACGGCGGCGGCCCGACGGGACCCGCCCCGACCTGCACGACCTGCACCGCTGGGCCAAGATGGTCGCCACCGGCACCCTGCTCTCCCCGGCGACCCAGGCGGAGCGGGAGAGGTTCATCACCGTGCCCGGGTACGACGGCGCCGGGTACGGGCTGGGCCTCTTCCGGACCCACGGCTGGATCGGTCACAACGGCTCGCTGCCGGGCTACGAGAGCGTGACGATGTATCTGCCGGAGCAGGACGCCACCATGGTGCTCCTGCTCAACACCGCCATCCTGCACGACGGCTTCGAGCCGAGCACCCTCTTCGCCCGGGCGATCACCTCCGTCATCACCCCGGACCACGTCTACGAGCTCCCGGCCGAGGGCTCCGACCGGAACCCCTGA